AACAGGGCAGCTTCTTTAATTACATAGGGAGCTGTTTGCTTACTGAACCACTCTTTTGCATCAGCAATGGTAACAGGATGAACAAGGCTATTCAGCAATTCCAGTTTTTCTTTATCTGTAAATACAATTGCTGAAAGATGTTTACGGTTCAGTTGCCCATCTTCGAAATACGTATCCTTACCGAAATGAAAAATGAGCTGTTGTTTTAACAGCTCATTTTTATACATCAGTTCTTTTGCGGCTTCATCAGCATAGTAAACAGGAATGCCCAGCACTTCAAGTACTTTGGCAACGGTGGTTTTGCCGCTGCCGATGCCTCCTGTTAATCCGATCTTCAACATTGTTTTAAGAAGCCGATAGCCGATAGTTGTTAGTCGTTAGCCCGATCCATGTTGACTATTCTGACTAATAACTACCGGCTATGTACTATCGGCTGAAGATTATTTTTTATCTGTAGCAACTTTGTTCAGCTGTGTTGTCCAATCCAAGCTGATAGAGCTGCGTTCAATTTTAATATAGCTGCCAGGGTTGATCTCTAATGAAAGCGTGCCATCTTCATTCACTTTGTTTACCACACCATGGATGCCGGCAATGGTTACAACTTTATCGCCCTTTTGCAGGTTCTCAATAAATGACTTTTGTTGTTTTGCTTTTTTAGCTTGCGGACGGATCATGAATAACCAGAATACTAAGATCATTAATCCAAGAAATACTAACTGGATGCTTCCGCCGCCGCCTTTGGGATCGCCTGCAAATAAGAGTAGTTCGTACATGTGTTTGTTTTTTATTTTTTAGGAAGTACTTCGCCTTCAAACAAAAGGCTGGTAATACCTTCTTTTGTGTTTGCTGAAACGGTAATATTTTTTGCTGCTTTACCTACACGGCCTTCGCTGTTAAACTCGGCAGTAATTTTTCCTTCTGCACCGGGAGCAATGGGCTCTTCCGGTTTTGATGGAACGGTGCAACCGCAACTTGCCTGTACATTGGAAATGATCAGGGGCTTGTTGCCGGTATTTTTGAAATGGAAGGTGATCACTACTTTTTCACCATCGGTTACTTTGCCGAAATTTTGTACTGAGTCGAGCCATTGAACAGTTGTAACTTCCGGAAGGTCTGTTACTGTTTGTTCTGTTGCTACGGGAGCTGCAGCATCAGTTGTTTGTTTGTCTGCATTTTCACAAGCTGTGAGGAATGCAATGAAGGTGGATAATAGAATCAAATGTTTCATATATATCTGTTTATCGGATTGCAAATGTAAAGGAAAGCGGTGATTATGATTTCTTAAAAGACACTTTATGCAGTTTGTTTTGAGCTGCCAGTTCTTTGTGGATGCTGTCAAGGATACCGTTTACAAAATGACCGCTTTGGGGGGTGCTGTAATCCTTTGCAAGGTCAATGTATTCGTTGATCGTCACCTTTGGCGGAATCGTTTCAAAGAAAAGAAATTCGCAAATACCCATGCGCATCAGGATCATATCCAATGCTGCTGTACGCTCCGGGTCCCAGTTCTGTAATTTGTCTTTGATGTATTCGTTACACACCTCTTCCTTTTCAATTACGCTTACCAGCAGGTCCTTTGCAAACTTGAGTTTTTCGTTGCTTACAAATTGCTGAAAATCGCCGGTATGAGGTTTCTGTAATAAATTCAGCATCAGGAGGTTTATCATTTCTGCATCATCTTCCCAATGGAGAAACCGTTCTTCAATAAACGAAACGAAATCGTCATTCGGCAGCATCAGATCGGTAAAAATGAATTCGAGAATATCTTTTTCATCTTTTTTCTCACGGCTTTCACGGCTGATGTATTGATGGTAAACATCCGACAATACCAATTCATTGTACAATTTCCGCACCCATTCTTCCATTCCCATCAATTCCGGCTTGATCTCCTTAACCACTGTGGCATAAGAAGGATGTTCCAATATTTGCCACAACACACGGTTGCCGGCAATTTTTGTATTGATGCTCAGATCTTTGGCCGTAGGCAAATGTTTCGATGCTTTTTGACGTGCATCTGTTTCTGCATAACGTGCAATTTCCGTTAATGTGTAAATCAGTACAACAAATAATTGTCTGCTTTGGTCTACATGCTTATCTAATGTGCGAATAGCTTCTAACTTGGTGATATCACCTTCTCTCGTAGAACAGGTGTACAATGTCTGCATCACCTTTACCCGTATGTTTCTTCTGCTGATCATTTATGAAAGAACTTGTTTAACAAACGGCAAAGATAAGCATTGGTTTCCCTTATATTTGATATTTACTATTTTTTTGATTTTACCGCAGCATTGTATCAAATAGCAATGCGATATGAAACCGGTTAAAACCTACCTAAAGCATGAAGAAATTTTTTTTTGGCCTCGCTGTAATTTGTTTCGTACAACTGATCAGTTCGTGTAATGGAAATAAAAGCAAGGCTGATTTAGCAGAGCAGGTACCCGTCCTCAATGCCAACCCGATTAAAGATAGAACGGTTAACAAGACAAGTGGAGCTGAAGAAGCAATGAAGATGGAGTTTGCAATGACCAAGGACGTAAAACTTGGTTATGTGCCGAGCGATCGTTTGGTTAGAGCGGTGGACAACGCATTGGCAGCCAGAAGATCGGGTGTTGTTAGCAGGGTGTCTGCTTTAAACTGGGTTGAGCGAGGTCCAAATAACAACTCAGTAGGTCCAAGTAACGGGAATATCAGGGGGCCATCAAATGATGCTGTAACGAGTGGTCGTATGCGTGCAATTTGGGTTGACCTGGCAGATCCCACCAATCAAACTGTTTGGATAGGAAGTGTAAGCGGAGGCTTATGGAAAACCAACAATATATCCATCAACCCCGCAAACTGGGTATTGGTGAATGATTTTTTAGGGAACCTCGCTGTTACAAGTATTTGTCAAGACCCTACCAACACAAACATTATGTATTTTGGTACGGGTGAGAAAACAGTAAATGCAGATGCCGTTCGAGGAGGTGGTATCTGGAAAAGTACAGACCATGGAGTTACATGGAATTTATTGCCAAATACAACAGGATTTTGGAACGTGTCAAGAGTGCTGTGTGATGCAGCAGGAAATGTATATGTAGCAACCATAGGCAATTTTGGTATTCAGCGATCAACAAATGGCGGTGCATCATGGACAAGCATTACACCAACCGGATTGACAACCAGAGTTACGGAAATGCGGATCAGCAATACTGGTCGTATGCATATAGTTTGCGGATATCGTAACAGTGGTACTTCAGGTTATCGTTATACCGATAATCCTTCAACAGTAACTGCAAATAGTTGGACCGAGCCTGTTACTACTTTTCCTACAGCGTATAATTCTGAACTGGCTGTTTCCGGCAACGTATTGTACGTATTGCCAGCTAACTCAAGTTATCGAACGCCAACGATTTATAAATCGATTGATGGAGGAGCTAATTGGGCGCAAACAACAACTTCACCTCCGGGAGGAGCCTCAGAGCCAACAATTAATGCAAGTCAAGGGTGGT
This region of Lacibacter sp. H407 genomic DNA includes:
- the nusB gene encoding transcription antitermination factor NusB, with the translated sequence MISRRNIRVKVMQTLYTCSTREGDITKLEAIRTLDKHVDQSRQLFVVLIYTLTEIARYAETDARQKASKHLPTAKDLSINTKIAGNRVLWQILEHPSYATVVKEIKPELMGMEEWVRKLYNELVLSDVYHQYISRESREKKDEKDILEFIFTDLMLPNDDFVSFIEERFLHWEDDAEMINLLMLNLLQKPHTGDFQQFVSNEKLKFAKDLLVSVIEKEEVCNEYIKDKLQNWDPERTAALDMILMRMGICEFLFFETIPPKVTINEYIDLAKDYSTPQSGHFVNGILDSIHKELAAQNKLHKVSFKKS
- the yajC gene encoding preprotein translocase subunit YajC; its protein translation is MYELLLFAGDPKGGGGSIQLVFLGLMILVFWLFMIRPQAKKAKQQKSFIENLQKGDKVVTIAGIHGVVNKVNEDGTLSLEINPGSYIKIERSSISLDWTTQLNKVATDKK
- the coaE gene encoding dephospho-CoA kinase (Dephospho-CoA kinase (CoaE) performs the final step in coenzyme A biosynthesis.); translated protein: MLKIGLTGGIGSGKTTVAKVLEVLGIPVYYADEAAKELMYKNELLKQQLIFHFGKDTYFEDGQLNRKHLSAIVFTDKEKLELLNSLVHPVTIADAKEWFSKQTAPYVIKEAALLFESGTAEGLDNIIGVTAPVTLRIKRVMDRDNVTADEVKRRMNNQLDDSIKMKLCDFVLQNNEQQLLLPQIVQLHEELIRRSKEEMKK
- a CDS encoding DUF1573 domain-containing protein, whose product is MKHLILLSTFIAFLTACENADKQTTDAAAPVATEQTVTDLPEVTTVQWLDSVQNFGKVTDGEKVVITFHFKNTGNKPLIISNVQASCGCTVPSKPEEPIAPGAEGKITAEFNSEGRVGKAAKNITVSANTKEGITSLLFEGEVLPKK